A genomic region of Criblamydia sequanensis CRIB-18 contains the following coding sequences:
- the rpmC gene encoding 50S ribosomal protein L29, translating into MLKASELKDKASEELEAMLIDLRKDLFASVNEAKQTKRIDKPHLVKQKRKDIARILTVMREKKRQATKQ; encoded by the coding sequence ATGTTAAAAGCAAGTGAGCTGAAAGATAAGGCAAGTGAAGAGCTAGAAGCAATGCTTATAGACCTCCGAAAAGATTTATTCGCTTCGGTTAATGAGGCGAAGCAAACTAAACGCATTGATAAGCCTCATCTTGTCAAGCAAAAGCGCAAAGACATTGCACGAATTTTGACAGTCATGCGTGAAAAGAAAAGACAAGCAACAAAGCAATAG